In Streptomyces ambofaciens ATCC 23877, a single genomic region encodes these proteins:
- the gap gene encoding type I glyceraldehyde-3-phosphate dehydrogenase: MTRIGINGFGRIGRNVLRALLERDGKLEVVAVNDLTEPAALARLLAFDSTAGRLGRPVTVDGDTLVVDGRRIKVLAEREPARLPWAELGVDLVLEATGRFTSAAAAGAHLAAGARKVLVSAPSDGADVTLAYGVNTDAYDPAAHTIVSNASCTTNALAPLAAVLDELAGIEHGFMTTVHAYTQEQNLQDGPHRDPRRARAAGVNIVPTTTGAAKAIGLVLPNLDGKLSGDSIRVPVPVGSIVELNTTVARDVTREDVLAAYRAAAEGPLAGVLEYSEDPLVSSDITGNPASSIFDSALTRVDGRHVKVVAWYDNEWGFSNRVIDTLELLATP; this comes from the coding sequence ATGACCCGCATCGGCATCAACGGCTTCGGACGCATCGGACGCAACGTGCTGCGCGCGCTCTTGGAGCGCGACGGCAAGCTCGAGGTCGTCGCCGTCAACGACCTCACCGAGCCCGCCGCCCTCGCGCGGCTGCTCGCCTTCGACTCGACCGCCGGCCGGCTGGGCCGCCCGGTGACCGTCGACGGGGACACCCTCGTCGTGGACGGGCGCCGCATCAAGGTCCTCGCCGAGCGGGAGCCGGCGCGGCTGCCGTGGGCCGAGCTGGGCGTCGACCTCGTGCTGGAGGCCACCGGGCGCTTCACCTCGGCCGCGGCCGCCGGTGCCCACCTCGCCGCGGGCGCCAGGAAGGTCCTGGTCAGCGCACCCTCCGACGGTGCCGACGTGACCCTGGCCTACGGCGTCAACACCGACGCGTACGACCCGGCCGCGCACACGATCGTCTCGAACGCGTCCTGCACCACCAACGCGCTCGCGCCGCTGGCCGCGGTGCTGGACGAGCTCGCCGGGATCGAGCACGGCTTCATGACGACGGTGCACGCCTACACGCAGGAGCAGAACCTCCAGGACGGACCGCACCGCGACCCGCGCCGCGCCCGCGCCGCCGGGGTCAACATCGTGCCGACCACGACGGGTGCCGCCAAGGCGATCGGCCTCGTGCTGCCGAACCTGGACGGCAAGCTCTCGGGCGACTCGATCCGCGTCCCGGTCCCGGTCGGCTCGATCGTCGAACTGAACACGACCGTCGCCCGCGACGTGACGCGCGAGGACGTGCTGGCGGCCTACCGCGCCGCCGCCGAGGGTCCGCTCGCCGGCGTGCTGGAGTACTCGGAGGATCCGCTGGTCTCCTCGGACATCACGGGCAACCCGGCCTCGTCGATCTTCGACTCCGCCCTGACCCGCGTCGACGGACGTCACGTCAAGGTGGTCGCCTGGTACGACAACGAGTGGGGCTTCTCGAACCGCGTGATCGACACGCTGGAACTGCTCGCCACGCCCTGA
- a CDS encoding peptidylprolyl isomerase: MSNSKVYFDIDIDGQDAGRIVFELFEDVTPKTAKNFIELATGEHGFGYAGSPFHRVIPQFMLQGGDFTRGDGTGGKSIYGEKFADENFQLKHTGPYLLSMANAGPNSNGSQFFITTVPTPWLDGKHVVFGKVVEGTELVDRIEGYGSSPSGRTSAKITVRESGKL; the protein is encoded by the coding sequence ATGAGCAATTCCAAGGTTTACTTCGACATCGACATCGACGGCCAGGATGCGGGCCGCATCGTCTTCGAGCTCTTCGAGGACGTCACCCCCAAGACCGCCAAGAACTTCATCGAGCTGGCGACCGGCGAGCACGGCTTCGGCTACGCGGGTTCCCCGTTCCACCGCGTGATCCCGCAGTTCATGCTCCAGGGCGGTGACTTCACCCGGGGTGACGGCACCGGCGGCAAGAGCATCTACGGCGAGAAGTTCGCGGACGAGAACTTCCAGCTGAAGCACACCGGCCCGTACCTGCTCTCCATGGCGAACGCGGGACCGAACAGCAACGGCTCGCAGTTCTTCATCACCACCGTGCCCACCCCCTGGCTGGACGGCAAGCACGTCGTCTTCGGCAAGGTCGTCGAGGGCACGGAGCTGGTCGACCGGATCGAGGGCTACGGCTCCTCCCCGTCCGGCCGCACCTCCGCGAAGATCACCGTGCGGGAGTCCGGCAAGCTCTGA
- a CDS encoding glutamate-cysteine ligase family protein — protein MGRDVPALVFTREDRRRYRIKMQECLDAFAQMLRESRFETERPQVGLEIELNLVDDRAEPAMRNSDALEAIADPAWSTELGRFNLEINIPPRQLTAGGPDAWETEIRAALNHAEKGATSVGAHLIMVGTLPTLRQSDVGEAALSENPRYRLLNDQVFAARGEDLHIEVDGVDRLRTYADTITPEAACTSTQFHLQVSPEEFADYWNAAQAIAGVQVALAANSPFLLGKELWHESRIPLFEQATDTRPQEIKAQGVRPRVWFGERWINSVFDLFEENLRYFPALLPLCDEQDPVETLDRGDIPELGELTLHNGTIYRWNRPVYAVANDVPHVRVENRVLPAGPTVADTLANGAFYYGLTRALVEEERPVWSRMSFSVAEENLHAAARHGIEARLYWPGTGEVTVPELVLRRLLPLAHRGLELSGMDAAWREPLLGIIEQRCVTGRNGAVWQKEMFHHIDATAHPGRHEALRRMTQQYMDYMHLNAPVHTWPVD, from the coding sequence ATGGGACGGGACGTCCCGGCGCTGGTCTTCACCCGTGAGGACCGCCGCCGGTACCGGATCAAGATGCAGGAGTGCCTCGACGCGTTCGCGCAGATGCTGCGCGAGTCGCGGTTCGAGACCGAGCGGCCCCAGGTGGGGCTGGAGATCGAGCTGAACCTGGTCGACGACCGGGCCGAGCCCGCGATGCGCAACAGCGACGCCCTCGAGGCGATCGCGGACCCCGCCTGGTCCACCGAGCTGGGCCGGTTCAACCTGGAGATCAACATCCCGCCCCGGCAGTTGACGGCCGGCGGCCCCGACGCGTGGGAGACCGAGATCCGTGCCGCCCTGAACCACGCGGAGAAGGGCGCCACCTCGGTCGGTGCGCATCTGATCATGGTGGGCACCCTTCCGACGCTGCGGCAGTCGGACGTGGGCGAGGCCGCCCTGTCGGAGAACCCGCGCTACCGGCTGCTCAACGACCAGGTGTTCGCGGCGCGGGGCGAGGACCTGCACATCGAGGTGGACGGCGTCGACCGGCTGCGGACGTACGCCGACACGATCACGCCCGAGGCCGCCTGCACCAGCACGCAGTTCCACCTCCAGGTCTCTCCCGAGGAGTTCGCCGACTACTGGAACGCGGCCCAGGCCATCGCCGGCGTCCAGGTCGCCCTCGCCGCCAACTCCCCCTTCCTGCTCGGCAAGGAACTCTGGCACGAGAGCCGTATCCCGCTGTTCGAGCAGGCGACCGACACGCGGCCGCAGGAGATCAAGGCGCAGGGTGTGCGGCCCCGGGTGTGGTTCGGGGAGCGGTGGATCAACAGTGTCTTCGACCTCTTCGAGGAGAACCTGCGCTACTTCCCGGCGCTCCTGCCCCTGTGCGACGAACAGGACCCGGTGGAGACGCTGGACCGCGGCGACATCCCCGAACTGGGCGAACTCACCCTGCACAACGGCACCATCTACCGGTGGAACCGGCCCGTCTACGCCGTGGCGAACGACGTACCGCACGTACGGGTGGAGAACCGCGTGCTGCCCGCCGGCCCGACCGTCGCCGACACCCTCGCCAACGGCGCCTTCTACTACGGGCTCACCCGCGCGCTGGTGGAGGAGGAGCGGCCGGTGTGGTCGCGGATGTCCTTCTCCGTCGCCGAGGAGAACCTGCACGCCGCGGCGCGGCACGGCATCGAGGCGCGGCTGTACTGGCCCGGCACGGGTGAGGTGACCGTGCCCGAACTCGTCCTGCGGCGGCTGCTGCCGCTGGCCCACCGGGGCCTGGAGCTCTCCGGCATGGACGCGGCCTGGCGGGAGCCCCTGCTCGGCATCATCGAGCAGCGGTGCGTCACCGGCCGCAACGGTGCGGTGTGGCAGAAGGAGATGTTCCACCACATCGACGCCACCGCCCACCCGGGGCGGCACGAGGCGCTGCGGCGGATGACCCAGCAGTACATGGACTACATGCATCTCAACGCCCCGGTGCACACCTGGCCGGTCGACTGA
- a CDS encoding class II glutamine amidotransferase translates to MCRWLAYSGTPVLLETILYKPEHSLIDQSLHARMGVETTNGDGFGVGWFGPEMQTPAIVREIGPAWSNRNLREIAGHVRSSLFFAHIRASTGSPVQQTNCHPFRHGRWMWMHNGAIAEFHRLRRDLALAVDPRLFLDIEGSTDSEMMFYLALTFGLEDDPPGAVARMAGLVEEIGHEHHVEYPLQMTVAVTEGRRLWAFRYSSQQDSRSLYYSSAVESLRALHPDLPFLREASDDTRLIVSEPLGDLPGVWNKVPESSYGVVQPEGDAMLPFVPQPV, encoded by the coding sequence ATGTGCCGATGGCTCGCCTACTCGGGAACGCCGGTGCTGCTCGAGACGATCCTCTACAAGCCCGAGCACTCGCTGATCGACCAGAGCCTGCACGCCCGGATGGGCGTCGAGACGACCAACGGGGACGGGTTCGGGGTCGGGTGGTTCGGTCCGGAGATGCAGACGCCCGCGATCGTCCGGGAGATCGGTCCGGCGTGGAGCAACCGCAATCTGCGGGAGATCGCCGGCCATGTCCGGTCGTCTCTGTTCTTCGCGCACATCCGGGCCTCCACCGGGAGCCCGGTGCAGCAGACCAACTGCCATCCGTTCCGCCACGGCCGCTGGATGTGGATGCACAACGGCGCGATCGCGGAGTTCCACCGGCTGCGCCGGGACCTCGCCCTCGCCGTCGACCCGCGGCTCTTCCTGGACATCGAGGGGTCGACGGACTCGGAGATGATGTTCTACCTGGCTCTCACCTTCGGCCTGGAGGACGATCCGCCGGGGGCCGTGGCGCGGATGGCCGGGCTGGTGGAGGAGATCGGGCACGAGCACCACGTGGAGTACCCGTTGCAGATGACCGTCGCCGTGACCGAGGGGCGACGGCTGTGGGCCTTCCGCTACTCCAGCCAGCAGGACTCCCGGTCGCTCTACTACAGCTCGGCCGTGGAGAGTCTGCGCGCGCTCCATCCCGACCTGCCGTTCCTGCGGGAGGCGTCCGACGACACCCGACTGATCGTGTCGGAACCGCTGGGCGATCTGCCGGGAGTCTGGAACAAGGTGCCCGAGAGCAGCTACGGCGTCGTCCAGCCGGAGGGCGACGCCATGCTCCCCTTCGTTCCCCAGCCCGTCTGA